Genomic window (Neorhizobium galegae bv. orientalis str. HAMBI 540):
ACCCAAAACCGACATTGTCGAGCGCCGTCAGATGGGGAAACAACGCGTAGGACTGGAAGACGACGCCGATATTGCGGGTATGCACCGGCCGCTTGCTGATGTCCTCGCCATTGAGAATGACGCGCCCTTCCGACGGCTGCACGAAGCCGGCGATCATCCGGAGCGTCGTCGTCTTGCCGCAGCCGGACGGCCCGAGCAGCGACAGAAGTTCGCCCTTGGCGACCTCGATCGTGAGGCCGCTGACGGCGACGGAATCGCCGTAAATAGCCGTGATGTTGTCGAGCGTCAGGTAGTGCTTATGCGACATTGTCGGGAGCCTCGGGCATGATCAGGCGCGAACGCGTCGTTCCGCCATGGCAGATGGAAATGGTGATCGGTCGCCGCGCCATCTCGGGGACGGATGCGAACGGCTCGTTGCCGGGATGAATTTCGAAGACCGGCGCCCCGGCGCCCTGGAGCGAAAGCCGCAAGGCGAAACCTTCCAAAACGGTGACGCAGACCGGGCGCAGGCTGACGCGCGCGGAAACCTGCCCACCACCTTCAAGGCGGGCATAACCGGTGCTCAGCACCCTCGCCTCTCCAGACGGGGCGACGAGCGACAGCGTCGCGCAGAGGTCGAAACCTTCGGATTGCGTTTCGACCTCGATCTCGGCCGAGGCCTCGCCACCGAAGAAACGCGCCACGTTGAAGGGCGCACTGGTATAGACGGCGACATCGGCGCGGTTGTCGTGGCCGCTGCGATCGACAAAACCGGCAGGTGTCCCGAGATGACCGCCGACAAGCGGCGTCGGACGGGTCGGATCGTGCACGAACGTGTCGCGGGCTTGCGCGCCGCTCTCCATCGACAGGCTACCGTCGCTGACCATGGCCGCGCCAAGGCCTGAGGACGAGAGGAAAAACTCGGCTTCGGAGCTGATGGGACGGTCCCCGAAATCGCACCAGAGCCGCCGCCCCATGTCGAACAACCTCACCGGCAGCGGCTTTTCGCCAAGACCCTTGAGATAGAAATCGAAAAAGGCCAGCTGCGCGCGGTCGATCGAGAGTTCCGCATTGGCTCCCATATCGGAGGCGCCGCCTGCACGGTTCCAGGGCGCATGTGCCCAGGGGCCGATCACCAGATGAGTGCTGTCCGGATGCCTGGCCCTGAACGCGGCATCTGCAGCCCAGGTGCCTTGAAGCAGGAAGTCCGCCCAACCGCCCGTGTGAAGGACCGGAATATCGAGCGGATCGTCGGCCAGTTGCGCGCCCGGCGACACCGCATCCCAATAGTCCTTCTCGTCCGCCACCCATTTGGCGAGATGCGATATGTTGGGCTGAGAGACGAGCAGGTCGCGGAGGGCCACATCGTCTCCGGCACCGCCGAGTGCCGCATAGGTTCTGGCATCCTCGCGCCGCGCAGCCGTCAGCCGGGCCATCTGTGCCGCCCAGCCGGCATTGAGCCCGAGCCGGAAGGCATCGCCTTCATAAGCCCAGTCGTCGCGCGGCATCCACGAGCCCATGGACGGCGCGATCGCATCCGGCCGGCCATTCCCCTTGCCGGCGATCGCCAGATACTGTGTCACTGCCTGGTAACTGAAGCCGTAGAGGCCGAGCTTGCCGTTGCTTCCCGGCAATCCTGACACCCATTCCAGCGTTCGCGCCCCATCCGCGATCTCGCTGACGAAAGCCTCGAAGACGCCACCGGAATCGCCGCAGCCGCGCACGTCCTGGATGACGACAATATAGCCATGTGAGGCGTACCAGGAAGGATGGGCCAGCACGAGGGTGGAGGCGATGGCCCGCCCGTAGGGCTGCCGCATCAAGAGGACCGGAAATGTGCCCTCCCCGACCGGGCAATAGATGTCGGACACCAGCACGACGCCGTCATCGAGCGAAAGCTCGCCCCTTTCGGGGCTGGCAACGTCGTATGGTGCGCGTGACGTCGTCAAGTCATCAGCCCTTGTAGATGGTTTTGGAAGTGATCCGGTCGAGCGGGAAATCCAGGACTTCCTTGATCAGCTTCAGGAGGTTGGCGGCGCTGCGCTCGACATAAAGCCGGCCGCGCTCGGCATCGCCGGCAGCGGCATTGCCGCAAGCGCCGGAGGGCTGCACATCCTGGGTCTGCCAGCCGTAACCGATCCGCCCTTCCGGCATCAGCAACCCGCCGGCTGCTTCCAGCTCGACGGAGACGGGAACGAAATCCTCGGCATATTGCATGTCGATCAGCTCGCGATGCAGATGCAGCATGACGCTGGTTTCCGCCTCGCCCCCATGGATACCGTGCTTCATCTCATGGGCGCTGAACAGGTCGGAGAAATCGGCGCCGGCGCTTGCCCAGGCGCTGACGGCGAACATGCCGAGCTTGATGCGCAGCTCGCGGCAGACGATGTCCATCACCTGCGGCTGGCCGCCATGCGAATTGACAAAGATGATCTTGCGGCAACCGGCCCGGTTGACGCTTTCGCCGAGCTCGAACCACATCTTGGCGAGCGTGTCGTAATTGAAGGTGAGCGTGCCTGGATAGGCGGTATGCTCGACCGACTTGCCGACCGGCATCATCGGCAGGACCAGAACCGGCAGGTCGTCACCCATCAGCTCGACGGTGCGGGCAACGACGCCGGCATTGATCGCGGCATCGACGCGAACCGGCAGATGCGGACCGTGCTGCTCGACGGCGGCGATCGGCAGGATCGCCACGAACTTTTCCATCTCGAATTCGGAGAAATCCCGTGCCGTATGATCCCACCACCAATGCGATTTCAGTTTCATGGTCATGTCCTCGATTGTCGCTCAGGCCGCAGCGGCGCGTGCCGCCAACTCCGCCTTGGCGATCTTGCCGGTGGGGGTCATGGGAAGTTCGGTCAGTGAAATGACCGTCATGACGGAGAGGTCGTAGGGAACCGTGCCAGCGATCTGCGCCTTTGCGGCCTCACCATCGACCGGCGCGGCAGCCTGTACAAAGGCGACCGGCCGGGTCTTCATCGCGGGGTCGGGCACGCCGACGACCGCTGCCTGCTCGATGCCGGCCACCGTCGAAAGCGCCTCTTCCACGTCGCGAGGGTACCAGGTCTTGCCGCCCACTTCGAGAAGCTCGGAGCGGCGCCCCATCATGGTGACAAAACCGTGCCGGTCGATCATGCCGATATCGCCGGTCCACAGCCAGCCGTCACGCAGCGTCTCGGCGGTCTTTTCGGGCTTGCCCCAGTAACCCCACATGAAGCCGCCGCGGAGTGCGATTTCGCCGACGGAGCCGCAGGCAAGTTCGGAACCGTCGGAATTGAGGATGCGCACTTCCTTGTCCGGAAGCGGCATGCCGGCGCGTCGGGTCTCGATGTCGGCGGCATCGAGCTTCGGAAAGCCCAGCGCCACGAAACCGCCGAGCTCGGATTGGCCGTAGCTTTCGACCAGCGGCAGCTTCAGCTTCTCCTGCCAGCCAGCCTTGAGAACCGGTGGAACCGGACCGCCGCCGGACATGCTCATGCGCAGCTTGGAAGGCGAATGGCCCCGGATGGCGGCTTCGTTGAGCACGTCGGTGAGGATCGGCGGATTGGCGATCAACATGGTGGCGCCGCGGGCTTCCAGCGCATCAAAGCCGGTCGCTTGAGTCCAGCGGCCCATGACATTGATGGCCGCACCACGCGACAGCTGCGGCAGGAGATTGCCGACCAGCTGATAGGAGCTCGACAGCGCGCTCGGGCCGAACGAAACGTCGGCCGCGGTGATCTGCAGCCGCTCGGCGATGCAGCGGGTCGCCCTCACCGTCGGCTCGTGCTTCAGGCAGGCACCCTTCGGTTTGCCGGTCGTCCCGGACGTATAGGAAAGATGGGCAATCGCATCTTCGTTGCCCGGATCGGCAGGCGCCTGCAGGGCAGCCGCCATCAGGTCCGGCAGAGAATGAGCGCCTAGTTGCGGGCCGTCCATGCAGATCAAGGCCCGGATTGTCGGCACGCCGGCGGCCGCCGCACTCACCTGCTCATGCTTGTCGTGGGTATAAACGACCACCGTCGGCTGGTGATCGCCGAAATAATAGGCAAGTTCGTCGGCGAATTTGACGTTTACGAGAGCTGAAATCGCCCCGAGCCGCCAGCAGCCGAGCATCATGGTCAGATAGTCCATGCCGTTATGGGCAAAGATCGTCACCCGATCGCCCGGCTTGACGCCGAAACTGTGCAGCGCGCCGGCAGCCCTTTCCATGGCATCGACGGCCTGCGCATAGGTCAGGCTCTTGTCGCGATCGACCCAGTGGAAACACGCATGGTCCGGATCGCGATTGGCGCCATCCACGAGAAGAGTGTGCATCAACATTTCGAAATTCCCCGGCGCTAAATCTGCCTGCTCAATTCTTTGGCAGATGTAAATCCTGCCTTCAGCATGAGCAAATTTGC
Coding sequences:
- a CDS encoding CocE/NonD family hydrolase: MTTSRAPYDVASPERGELSLDDGVVLVSDIYCPVGEGTFPVLLMRQPYGRAIASTLVLAHPSWYASHGYIVVIQDVRGCGDSGGVFEAFVSEIADGARTLEWVSGLPGSNGKLGLYGFSYQAVTQYLAIAGKGNGRPDAIAPSMGSWMPRDDWAYEGDAFRLGLNAGWAAQMARLTAARREDARTYAALGGAGDDVALRDLLVSQPNISHLAKWVADEKDYWDAVSPGAQLADDPLDIPVLHTGGWADFLLQGTWAADAAFRARHPDSTHLVIGPWAHAPWNRAGGASDMGANAELSIDRAQLAFFDFYLKGLGEKPLPVRLFDMGRRLWCDFGDRPISSEAEFFLSSSGLGAAMVSDGSLSMESGAQARDTFVHDPTRPTPLVGGHLGTPAGFVDRSGHDNRADVAVYTSAPFNVARFFGGEASAEIEVETQSEGFDLCATLSLVAPSGEARVLSTGYARLEGGGQVSARVSLRPVCVTVLEGFALRLSLQGAGAPVFEIHPGNEPFASVPEMARRPITISICHGGTTRSRLIMPEAPDNVA
- a CDS encoding class I adenylate-forming enzyme family protein; translation: MHTLLVDGANRDPDHACFHWVDRDKSLTYAQAVDAMERAAGALHSFGVKPGDRVTIFAHNGMDYLTMMLGCWRLGAISALVNVKFADELAYYFGDHQPTVVVYTHDKHEQVSAAAAGVPTIRALICMDGPQLGAHSLPDLMAAALQAPADPGNEDAIAHLSYTSGTTGKPKGACLKHEPTVRATRCIAERLQITAADVSFGPSALSSSYQLVGNLLPQLSRGAAINVMGRWTQATGFDALEARGATMLIANPPILTDVLNEAAIRGHSPSKLRMSMSGGGPVPPVLKAGWQEKLKLPLVESYGQSELGGFVALGFPKLDAADIETRRAGMPLPDKEVRILNSDGSELACGSVGEIALRGGFMWGYWGKPEKTAETLRDGWLWTGDIGMIDRHGFVTMMGRRSELLEVGGKTWYPRDVEEALSTVAGIEQAAVVGVPDPAMKTRPVAFVQAAAPVDGEAAKAQIAGTVPYDLSVMTVISLTELPMTPTGKIAKAELAARAAAA
- a CDS encoding creatininase family protein, giving the protein MKLKSHWWWDHTARDFSEFEMEKFVAILPIAAVEQHGPHLPVRVDAAINAGVVARTVELMGDDLPVLVLPMMPVGKSVEHTAYPGTLTFNYDTLAKMWFELGESVNRAGCRKIIFVNSHGGQPQVMDIVCRELRIKLGMFAVSAWASAGADFSDLFSAHEMKHGIHGGEAETSVMLHLHRELIDMQYAEDFVPVSVELEAAGGLLMPEGRIGYGWQTQDVQPSGACGNAAAGDAERGRLYVERSAANLLKLIKEVLDFPLDRITSKTIYKG